In Juglans regia cultivar Chandler chromosome 13, Walnut 2.0, whole genome shotgun sequence, the DNA window atatgtagtatataaaaatgatgagtagcaaaactcaaaatacataaatcaaaTATTGAGGGAACACTACCCAAACAATCATTACAATCATCACATAAAACTCCAACTAGAACACAAATAAGTTATTGagtgatataattataaattattgagtGTAAaacgttataatatatatttaaaaaatttgaattttcaagATGGAAATATTAGACAAGTATAATCTTATGTGATGATGATACATGTTATATAGTATGTTTCTAATTGGAATTTATCTTCATCTTGTTGGGAATAGAGATTTTTCCAATTTTCGTTGCTTCTATATTATATGATTTTGAAACACGAATGAAATAATTGTCGCACCTTATTTCAAGAAtttatacaattaaaattaaatcgaAGAATGGCATGATAATTCTAGAAGAACAGTATAGACTATAATAGAGTTAAGCTCAGAAGTTCCAAACGCTCAACTCAACATTTCCCACTTGTCGGACCCCGCGAACTTCACCGGATCAGAAAAAGCAGTTGCACGTGAGCACATAGAGAGGTCTACACACCGAACTAAAGACGGCATCAACGCTCCATTACTGGACAACTAGACGGAAAGGCCCACTTTTTCCTGGTGCTCGAAGTTTTCGGGGCCGGGTTGCCTCGGTTCTGTTCCGAATTGCCCCAACTCCTAGTTAGTACATCAAATTGATCACCCCCGACTGAGTGCAGCTCCGTTGGAGACTGGGATTGTCTAATGGTGAAATGGGTATTTGCTCTTGTCCCAGATAAGTCccttttttctattattgaacTGTTTCTGTTGGTCTATCATTCAGTTTTTGAAGTCTCAGTAAATTCTTAAAGTGGTTTCTGGGTGCGACTTATTTGGATGAATTATTGGGTTCTGAGTTGCATTTGTTACTTGCATGccttttgtttgttgtttgtctggttaaaattttaaatcttcccAGGTTCTCTAATTATATCGGCAATCTAAGAGTGTCGTTTGCTTTAATTTATAACATCCACATAGATGAAGTTCTTTAAGTATGTTTCTGGTCATAGCAGCAGTTGGCTGCTTGTTGTGTCGGTTAAAGTTCAGAACTGGTTTTGATTCCTTTGGCCTCTATGAATTGCACTTCAAAGTTGTGCTATGAAGGATGAAAGACAGTTAGGATTATGCTTTAAATGGTAACTTTTTCCATAGGTTTGGTTTTAAACCTTCCTGTGTGACCAACAATGGAAGGAAAGCCATCATCAGGGCCTCATATGATGCCGGGTAGGCCATATGGTTTTCAAAACTTGCAAGGATCATTGCAGCTTCGTCGTGAACAAAACCCTCATTTATATCATCAAGGATCTTCAGTTCGACCACAAACTCAAGATGTTTTTCCTCTTCGGTTACTTAACTTGCAAGAACATGACCGGCCGGGTACTTGCAGTCACAACAAGGACGAGAGAGGGAAGAACTTGGCAAATGACAACAACGAGATGAATTGCGTGGAAGAAGGCATTGATGGGCATGAAGATATTGGTAAAGAGAAAAAAGGGTCCCCATGGCACCGTATGAAATGGACAGAGAAAATTGTGAAACTTTTGATCACCATTGTATCCTACATTGGGGAGGATTCTTCCTCTGATTGTATCACCAGTGGGAGAAGGAAGTCTTCACTTTTACAGAAGAAAGGGAAATGGAAGTGTGTATCAGAGGTCATGGCTGAGAGGGGTCATCATATATCTCCTCAGCAATGTGAGGACAAGTTTAATGATCTGAATAAGAGGTATAAGAGGCTTAATGACATTCTGGGAAGAGGCACTTCTTGCAAGGTAGTTGAGAACCCAAAGCTTTTGGATGTGATGGATTTACCTGAGAAGGCAAAAGAGGATGTGAAAAAGATATTAAGCTCGAGACATCTTTTTTATGAGGAGATGTGTTCCTATCACAATGGGAATCGATTATATCTTCCTCATGATCTGGGTGTGCAGCAGTCTTTGCAGTTAGCTCTTAGCAGAAAAGACAGTTGCGAGCCTCATGATTTGATGCAGCAAAAAacagatgatgaagatgataaaGATTGGGATGCAGAAGCTGATGGTCAGGGTGAAGAATATAGGGATAATGGCGGAACATTTGTTAGGTTTGAAGAGGTTTCTACAAAGAGGTTGAAACGAAGGGACAGAACTGAAGACATGGGTTTTTGTAATCCCCTGAAGTTTCTGGAAAATAACAGAGGATTACGCTCTCATCCCCAAAAAGATTATACCAATTTGAACCATGTTTGCACTGGTAGTGGCAAGGCAAATGAGTTAAGGGAGCAGTGGATGAAATTTCGCTCACTACAGTTGGAAGAACAGAAGTTACAAATTAAGGCCCAGATGCTTGAGTTGGAGAAGCAGCATTTTGAATGGCAGAGGATGAGCTGGAAACATGACAGAGAGCTGGAAAAGCTGAGGTTGGAAAATGAACGAATGAAGCTTGAGAATGAGCACGTGCAATTAGAACTTAAGCACaagaaaattttagatgattagAGCTGAGTTTACACTAAGTGCATTGGTACCTATGGTTTATGATATTGCCTCAAGTTCTATTAAATGATGGCAAGAGTTCTATTATCATCTTGGTGTATCTTTACTCTTtagttttattagtattattatctATAAATGTCAAAGGTCGTTATTGCTCTTTTCCTTGGATCAGTTTAATTACTTTTGTTTACCTGCAatctaatttctcaaattctttctAAATTCAGGTTGGTCATGAGATAGTGTGCACCGAAGTAATCTAACATGACAACAATGCTTGATGatgatatggaaaaaaaaaacatggtgaATAAATTGTCCTATGGGCATTAGAAACCATGCAATTTTGTTTTGGAACCTATTATGCATATTTGTGCTATATTTGGCA includes these proteins:
- the LOC109007068 gene encoding uncharacterized protein LOC109007068; the encoded protein is MEGKPSSGPHMMPGRPYGFQNLQGSLQLRREQNPHLYHQGSSVRPQTQDVFPLRLLNLQEHDRPGTCSHNKDERGKNLANDNNEMNCVEEGIDGHEDIGKEKKGSPWHRMKWTEKIVKLLITIVSYIGEDSSSDCITSGRRKSSLLQKKGKWKCVSEVMAERGHHISPQQCEDKFNDLNKRYKRLNDILGRGTSCKVVENPKLLDVMDLPEKAKEDVKKILSSRHLFYEEMCSYHNGNRLYLPHDLGVQQSLQLALSRKDSCEPHDLMQQKTDDEDDKDWDAEADGQGEEYRDNGGTFVRFEEVSTKRLKRRDRTEDMGFCNPLKFLENNRGLRSHPQKDYTNLNHVCTGSGKANELREQWMKFRSLQLEEQKLQIKAQMLELEKQHFEWQRMSWKHDRELEKLRLENERMKLENEHVQLELKHKKILDD